A region from the Clavibacter sp. A6099 genome encodes:
- a CDS encoding carbohydrate ABC transporter permease: protein MATIAPVPVGRDADARSADRRDAAGPGGAPGAGGPPPVRPGRARARALRTGVRTIPLIPSMVLLALFLLGPVISSLYGSFTDASLTGYAAGGAQFIGFDNYTALFADPDFPKSVLLTLAFVFFSAVVGQNVVGLGLALLMRQGNRVVRSIVGTFVIAAWVLPEIVAAFAAYAFFNDSGTLNTILGWFGIQGANWLYGLPLLSVILANVWRGSAFSMLVYAAAVQEVPPEITESAEVDGATGWQRLVFITLPVIRRSISTNLMLTTLQTLSVFTLIFVMTGGGPGTSSSTLPILAYQEAFQFSQLGFGTAIATIMLLVGAVFSVIYIRALRPEVD from the coding sequence GTGGCCACCATCGCCCCCGTCCCGGTCGGCCGCGACGCCGATGCGCGGAGCGCCGACCGGCGGGACGCGGCGGGACCCGGCGGCGCTCCGGGCGCGGGCGGGCCTCCCCCGGTCCGCCCGGGCCGGGCCCGCGCCCGCGCGCTCCGCACAGGCGTGCGCACCATCCCGCTGATCCCCTCCATGGTCCTGCTGGCCCTGTTCCTCCTCGGCCCCGTGATCTCGAGCCTCTACGGCTCCTTCACCGACGCGTCCCTCACCGGGTACGCGGCCGGAGGCGCGCAGTTCATCGGCTTCGACAACTACACGGCGCTCTTCGCGGATCCCGACTTCCCGAAGTCGGTGCTCCTCACGCTCGCGTTCGTCTTCTTCTCGGCGGTCGTCGGGCAGAACGTCGTGGGGCTCGGGCTCGCGCTCCTCATGCGGCAGGGCAACCGGGTCGTGCGCTCGATCGTCGGCACCTTCGTGATCGCGGCGTGGGTGCTGCCGGAGATCGTGGCCGCGTTCGCCGCGTACGCGTTCTTCAACGACTCGGGCACGCTCAACACGATCCTCGGCTGGTTCGGGATCCAGGGCGCGAACTGGCTGTACGGCCTGCCGCTGCTCTCGGTGATCCTCGCGAACGTGTGGCGCGGATCCGCCTTCTCGATGCTCGTCTACGCGGCGGCCGTGCAGGAGGTGCCGCCGGAGATCACGGAGTCCGCGGAGGTGGACGGCGCGACCGGCTGGCAGCGGCTCGTCTTCATCACGCTGCCGGTGATCCGTCGCAGCATCTCGACCAACCTGATGCTCACCACGCTGCAGACGCTGTCGGTCTTCACCCTCATCTTCGTGATGACGGGCGGCGGCCCCGGCACCTCCAGCTCGACCCTGCCGATCCTCGCCTACCAGGAGGCGTTCCAGTTCTCCCAGCTGGGCTTCGGCACCGCGATCGCCACGATCATGCTCCTCGTGGGAGCGGTGTTCTCGGTGATCTACATCAGGGCGCTCCGCCCGGAGGTGGACTGA
- a CDS encoding ROK family protein codes for MRRGTNLPAIGGYNRTVVLDAVRRAAEGASRSEVAERTGLSAQTVTNVTRRLIDEGLVREGGTVIRGPGKPRTLLHLVADGRFAVGVHVDPAVITSVLLDLEGTVLRHASSPTPSASRPDEVVALVARLVDGLIADAGVDRQAVLGVGLAAPGPIDVGTGLVLDPPMLPRWRHVPLRSALSTATGLPVLLEKDVTAAAVAELWFGPGDRRHLAFVYYGTGFGTGLVLGGEPVRGASSNAGDAGHIMVASRGRRCTCGRVGCVGELITPHALVRQAVEGGVLGTGDVSDAALAESAASGDAVDMRLIGEAFHALAARADAEDGPARRIVEAAARHLARAIVIQVNLLDVDEVVCGGPFWHPIARLVLETLPEEVRRSPALIAKHPVRVVESAVGEDVAAVGAACLVLDNAFSPRPSAMLIRG; via the coding sequence ATGCGACGCGGCACCAACCTGCCCGCCATCGGCGGCTACAACCGCACCGTGGTGCTCGATGCGGTGCGCCGCGCGGCCGAGGGCGCCAGCCGCTCCGAGGTCGCCGAGCGCACGGGCCTCAGCGCGCAGACGGTGACCAACGTGACCCGTCGCCTCATCGACGAGGGGCTCGTGCGCGAGGGCGGCACCGTGATCCGCGGGCCGGGCAAGCCCCGCACGCTCCTGCACCTCGTGGCCGATGGCCGCTTCGCCGTGGGCGTGCACGTGGATCCCGCCGTCATCACCTCCGTGCTGCTCGACCTCGAGGGCACGGTGCTCCGGCACGCCAGCAGCCCCACGCCCTCCGCCTCCCGCCCCGACGAGGTGGTGGCGCTCGTCGCCCGGCTCGTCGACGGGCTCATCGCCGACGCGGGGGTCGACCGCCAGGCCGTGCTCGGCGTGGGGCTCGCGGCGCCGGGCCCCATCGACGTGGGCACGGGCCTCGTGCTGGATCCGCCGATGCTCCCCCGCTGGCGCCACGTGCCGCTGCGGTCGGCGCTCAGCACCGCGACCGGCCTGCCCGTGCTGCTCGAGAAGGACGTGACCGCGGCCGCCGTCGCCGAGCTGTGGTTCGGCCCCGGGGATCGCCGCCACCTCGCGTTCGTCTACTACGGGACCGGATTCGGCACCGGTCTCGTGCTCGGCGGCGAGCCCGTGCGGGGAGCCAGCTCCAACGCCGGGGACGCAGGCCACATCATGGTCGCCTCGCGCGGCAGGCGCTGCACGTGCGGGCGCGTCGGATGCGTGGGCGAGCTGATCACCCCGCACGCGCTCGTGCGCCAGGCCGTCGAGGGCGGCGTGCTCGGGACGGGCGACGTGTCCGACGCCGCGCTCGCGGAGTCCGCGGCGAGCGGCGACGCGGTCGACATGCGGCTGATCGGCGAGGCCTTCCACGCGCTCGCGGCCCGCGCGGACGCGGAGGACGGGCCCGCCCGCCGGATCGTGGAGGCCGCGGCCAGGCACCTCGCGCGCGCCATCGTGATCCAGGTGAACCTGCTCGACGTCGACGAGGTCGTCTGCGGCGGCCCCTTCTGGCACCCCATCGCGCGCCTCGTGCTGGAGACGCTGCCCGAGGAGGTGCGGCGGTCCCCCGCGCTCATCGCCAAGCACCCCGTGCGGGTGGTCGAGTCGGCGGTCGGCGAGGACGTCGCGGCCGTGGGCGCCGCGTGCCTCGTTCTGGACAACGCGTTCTCGCCGCGCCCGTCGGCGATGCTCATCCGCGGCTAG
- a CDS encoding extracellular solute-binding protein, giving the protein MTNRTPRPRTRAHILQITAASVAALLLATGCSGGAGGGDDGKTIKVAYQKFGTFTQMDAHMKETAKTFEAANPGMKVEFVPIAAQNDDYFTKLALMNRSASTAPDVMYEDTFKVKSDAAAGYLLPLDDQVAKWDDWSKFFDSAKQAGVGEDGKVYGIPMGTDTRALWYNKDLFQKAGLPVPWEPKTWDDVLDAAKTIKQELPDVIPLNVYSGKPQGEGATMQGFEMLHYGTPTGTLYDDSTSKWITGSQGFEDSLGFIRDVYQGGIGPKPEEALDTNIGTIVAGQWIPQGKLAIDLDGSWLSGTWLDTGTNPWPEWSDVMGQAPMPTQDGQAPGAVSMSGGWTLAVGAKTKAPDKAFEFIADALDKDGSQSYDIAASQIAVRSDVAEDPEYVASNPTFEFFSSIVDKTHFRPATTDYSRISNAITVAMESVMTGQQSPEEAAAAYDQALVGIVGEDGTQKAKG; this is encoded by the coding sequence ATGACGAATCGAACGCCTCGCCCGAGGACGCGGGCCCACATCCTCCAGATCACGGCGGCGTCCGTCGCCGCACTCCTCCTCGCCACCGGCTGCTCGGGCGGCGCGGGCGGCGGGGACGACGGGAAGACCATCAAGGTCGCGTACCAGAAGTTCGGCACCTTCACCCAGATGGACGCCCACATGAAGGAGACCGCGAAGACCTTCGAGGCCGCCAATCCCGGCATGAAGGTCGAGTTCGTCCCCATCGCGGCGCAGAACGACGACTACTTCACGAAGCTCGCGCTCATGAACCGCTCGGCCTCGACCGCCCCGGACGTCATGTACGAGGACACCTTCAAGGTGAAGTCCGACGCGGCCGCCGGCTACCTCCTCCCCCTCGACGACCAGGTCGCGAAGTGGGACGACTGGTCGAAGTTCTTCGACTCCGCCAAGCAGGCGGGCGTCGGCGAGGACGGCAAGGTGTACGGGATCCCGATGGGCACCGACACGCGCGCCCTCTGGTACAACAAGGACCTCTTCCAGAAGGCCGGCCTCCCCGTCCCGTGGGAGCCGAAGACCTGGGACGACGTCCTCGACGCGGCGAAGACCATCAAGCAGGAGCTGCCGGACGTGATCCCCCTCAACGTCTACTCGGGCAAGCCCCAGGGCGAAGGCGCGACCATGCAGGGCTTCGAGATGCTGCACTACGGCACCCCCACCGGCACCCTCTACGACGACTCGACGAGCAAGTGGATCACGGGCTCGCAGGGGTTCGAGGACTCGCTCGGCTTCATCCGCGACGTCTACCAGGGCGGCATCGGCCCGAAGCCCGAGGAGGCGCTCGACACCAACATCGGCACCATCGTCGCCGGCCAGTGGATCCCCCAGGGCAAGCTCGCCATCGACCTCGACGGGTCCTGGCTCAGCGGCACCTGGCTCGACACGGGCACGAACCCGTGGCCGGAGTGGAGCGACGTGATGGGCCAGGCGCCCATGCCCACGCAGGACGGCCAGGCGCCCGGCGCGGTCAGCATGTCCGGCGGGTGGACCCTCGCGGTCGGCGCCAAGACGAAGGCCCCCGACAAGGCGTTCGAGTTCATCGCCGACGCGCTCGACAAGGACGGGTCGCAGTCGTACGACATCGCGGCGAGCCAGATCGCGGTCCGCAGCGACGTGGCCGAGGACCCGGAGTACGTGGCGTCCAACCCGACGTTCGAGTTCTTCTCCTCGATCGTCGACAAGACCCACTTCCGCCCCGCGACCACCGACTACAGCCGCATCTCCAACGCGATCACCGTGGCGATGGAGTCGGTGATGACCGGACAGCAGTCCCCGGAGGAGGCCGCGGCCGCGTACGACCAGGCCCTCGTCGGCATCGTCGGCGAGGACGGGACGCAGAAGGCGAAGGGCTGA